A DNA window from Actinomadura coerulea contains the following coding sequences:
- a CDS encoding ROK family protein: MRNSRDDGPAALVRLVATGQAESRAELARLSGLAASSVSLRVEQLIEAGLFAEEGAGASRGGRRPRRLRLAREAGVYLVADLGAHHARLAVADLAGTPLALSDLACDIALGPEETLAAVLRSLHALAREHGLRDVPVRGVGIGLPGPVDPATGQVVSPSRMPGWNDFPVRDYVAGGAGVPALVENDANLMAVGEHRGSWPGLDNVMVIKLGSGIGCGVIVDGRLHRGRGAAGDISHVRILSEATVDCSCGHPDCLEAHASGAALAASLGAQGIEVDNPSRIVDLVTDGVPQATSAVRTAGRLIGDVLTALVNFFNPDALVIGGSLSNAEPLVATIRGVIYERCLPLATRNLEIATSRAGRDASILGAGHLLLGVADEWIDRALER, translated from the coding sequence GTGCGTAACAGCAGAGACGACGGACCGGCGGCACTCGTGCGGCTGGTGGCGACCGGCCAGGCGGAGTCGCGGGCCGAGCTCGCCCGGCTCTCCGGCCTCGCCGCCTCCAGCGTCTCGCTGCGGGTCGAGCAGCTCATCGAGGCCGGCCTGTTCGCAGAGGAAGGCGCCGGGGCCTCGCGCGGGGGCCGGCGGCCCCGCCGCCTTCGGCTCGCCCGCGAGGCGGGGGTGTACCTGGTCGCCGACCTCGGCGCGCACCACGCCCGCCTCGCGGTCGCCGACCTCGCGGGGACGCCCCTCGCGCTGTCCGACCTCGCCTGCGACATCGCCCTCGGGCCCGAGGAGACGCTGGCGGCGGTCCTGCGCAGCCTGCACGCCCTCGCCCGCGAGCACGGCCTGCGGGACGTCCCCGTCCGCGGCGTCGGGATCGGGCTGCCCGGCCCGGTCGACCCGGCGACGGGCCAGGTCGTCTCGCCCTCGCGCATGCCCGGCTGGAACGACTTCCCCGTCCGCGACTACGTGGCCGGCGGCGCCGGCGTCCCGGCGCTGGTCGAGAACGACGCGAACCTCATGGCCGTCGGCGAGCACCGCGGGTCATGGCCGGGCCTCGACAACGTGATGGTCATCAAACTCGGCAGCGGCATCGGCTGCGGCGTCATCGTCGACGGGCGGCTGCACCGCGGGCGCGGCGCGGCGGGCGACATCAGCCACGTCCGGATCCTGTCCGAGGCCACCGTCGACTGCTCCTGCGGACACCCCGACTGCCTGGAGGCCCACGCCAGCGGCGCGGCTCTCGCCGCGTCCCTCGGCGCCCAGGGCATCGAGGTCGACAACCCGTCCCGGATCGTCGACCTCGTCACCGACGGCGTCCCGCAGGCGACCAGCGCGGTGCGCACGGCCGGGCGCCTCATCGGCGACGTGCTGACCGCGCTCGTGAACTTCTTCAACCCCGACGCGCTCGTCATCGGCGGCAGCCTGTCCAACGCCGAGCCGCTCGTCGCGACGATCCGGGGCGTCATCTACGAGCGCTGCCTGCCGCTCGCCACCCGCAACCTGGAGATCGCCACCTCCCGCGCGGGCCGCGACGCCAGCATCCTCGGCGCGGGCCACCTGCTCCTCGGCGTCGCGGACGAGTGGATCGACCGCGCCCTGGAGCGCTGA
- a CDS encoding amino acid ABC transporter ATP-binding protein gives MIEVRGLYKRFGDHTALREVDLDVARGEVVVVIGPSGSGKSTLCRCLNRLETPDAGVIRIDGEELPAEGRALARLRADVGMVFQSFNLFQHKTVLENLTLAPTRVRGVSRSEAERTARELLDRVGIGEQAGKLPAQLSGGQQQRAAIARALAMRPKAMLFDEPTSALDPEMVGEVLDVMTGLARDGMTMVVVTHEMGFARRVADRVVFMADGEVVETATPAAFFDSPASDRARDFLAKVLSH, from the coding sequence ATGATCGAGGTTCGCGGCCTGTACAAGCGCTTCGGCGACCACACCGCCCTGCGCGAGGTCGATCTGGACGTGGCCCGCGGCGAGGTCGTCGTGGTGATCGGCCCGTCCGGGTCGGGCAAGTCGACGCTCTGCCGGTGCCTGAACCGGCTGGAGACGCCGGACGCCGGCGTCATCCGCATCGACGGCGAGGAGCTGCCCGCCGAGGGCCGCGCCCTCGCCCGCCTCCGCGCGGACGTCGGCATGGTCTTCCAGTCGTTCAACCTGTTCCAGCACAAGACCGTCCTGGAGAACCTGACGCTCGCGCCCACCCGGGTGCGCGGCGTCTCGCGCTCCGAGGCCGAGCGGACCGCGCGCGAACTGCTCGACCGGGTCGGCATCGGCGAGCAGGCCGGCAAGCTGCCCGCGCAGCTGTCCGGCGGCCAGCAGCAGCGCGCCGCGATCGCCCGCGCGCTCGCGATGCGGCCGAAGGCGATGCTGTTCGACGAGCCGACCTCGGCGCTCGACCCCGAGATGGTCGGCGAGGTCCTCGACGTGATGACGGGCCTCGCCCGCGACGGGATGACGATGGTGGTCGTCACCCACGAGATGGGCTTCGCCCGCCGGGTCGCCGACCGCGTCGTGTTCATGGCGGACGGCGAGGTCGTCGAGACCGCGACGCCGGCCGCCTTCTTCGACTCCCCCGCCAGCGACCGGGCCCGGGACTTCCTGGCCAAGGTCCTCAGCCACTAG
- a CDS encoding glutamate ABC transporter substrate-binding protein: protein MVRTPAGMRRAAVAAVAALSLTGLAACSGGDSDSAVPGSGGGKGDDLAASAPVAASLPAGSTMEKIKQRGELVVGGSLDAPLLSQQNPATKKVEGLDADFGRLLAKYIIGKPNVKIVNSASETREALLANGTVDVVFQTYSITPERAKQVAFAGPYYSSGLVIATKKDETGIKAPADLKGKTVIAGANTPAIPAIKKAAPGAKIVTFGSDPECVQALKQGRGDAYVQDEAVLLATAKQDPSIQIQGKPFTSDPYGIGLKHGDAQMKQFVNDWLKQIQQSGLWAKVWKNSIGTVVQGEAPQPPAIGSAPGSE from the coding sequence ATGGTGCGTACCCCTGCGGGGATGCGGCGGGCGGCGGTGGCCGCGGTGGCCGCGCTGTCGCTGACGGGCCTGGCGGCCTGCTCCGGCGGCGACTCCGACTCCGCGGTGCCCGGCTCCGGCGGCGGCAAGGGCGACGACCTGGCGGCCTCGGCCCCGGTCGCCGCGAGCCTGCCCGCCGGCTCCACCATGGAGAAGATCAAGCAGCGCGGCGAGCTGGTGGTGGGCGGCTCGCTGGACGCGCCGCTGCTCTCCCAGCAGAACCCGGCGACCAAGAAGGTCGAGGGGCTGGACGCCGACTTCGGCCGGCTGCTCGCCAAGTACATCATCGGCAAGCCCAACGTGAAGATCGTCAACTCGGCGTCGGAGACCCGCGAGGCGCTGCTGGCCAACGGCACCGTGGACGTGGTGTTCCAGACCTACAGCATCACTCCGGAACGCGCCAAGCAGGTCGCGTTCGCCGGGCCGTACTACAGCTCCGGCCTGGTCATCGCCACCAAGAAGGACGAGACGGGCATCAAGGCCCCGGCCGACCTGAAGGGCAAGACCGTCATCGCGGGCGCCAACACCCCGGCGATCCCGGCCATCAAGAAGGCCGCCCCCGGCGCGAAGATCGTCACGTTCGGCAGCGACCCCGAGTGCGTGCAGGCCCTCAAGCAGGGCCGCGGCGACGCCTACGTCCAGGACGAGGCCGTGCTGCTCGCGACCGCCAAGCAGGACCCGTCCATCCAGATCCAGGGCAAGCCGTTCACCAGCGACCCGTACGGCATCGGCCTCAAGCACGGCGACGCGCAGATGAAGCAGTTCGTCAACGACTGGCTCAAGCAGATCCAGCAGTCGGGCCTGTGGGCGAAGGTCTGGAAGAACTCGATCGGGACGGTCGTGCAGGGCGAGGCGCCGCAGCCGCCCGCGATCGGCTCGGCCCCGGGCTCGGAGTGA
- a CDS encoding amino acid ABC transporter permease, producing MNVITDHLGEFGDGLLLTVELTLLALAGALATGTAVAAMRVSPVRVLRAAGMAYVEVLQNIPLLVWLVIAVFGLPEIGVIAGLFTTSAVVIALYQGAYTAEAIRSGINAVPAGQGEAARALGLTFVQSLRLVVLPQALRTVVQPLGNIAIMTLMNTALAAAVGVVELTAAANRVNLAEAQPIWIFVTAGLAYMALSAVFGLVTGGLERKLAILR from the coding sequence ATGAACGTCATCACCGACCACCTCGGGGAGTTCGGCGACGGCCTGCTGCTCACCGTCGAGCTGACGCTGCTGGCCCTCGCCGGAGCCCTCGCGACCGGGACCGCGGTCGCCGCGATGCGGGTCAGCCCGGTGCGCGTACTGCGCGCCGCCGGGATGGCCTACGTCGAGGTGCTGCAGAACATCCCGCTGCTGGTGTGGCTCGTCATCGCCGTCTTCGGGCTGCCCGAGATCGGGGTGATCGCCGGGCTGTTCACCACCTCGGCCGTCGTCATCGCCCTCTACCAGGGGGCGTACACGGCCGAGGCGATCCGCTCCGGGATCAACGCGGTGCCGGCCGGGCAGGGCGAGGCCGCCCGCGCGCTCGGGCTGACGTTCGTCCAGTCGCTGCGGCTGGTCGTCCTGCCGCAGGCGCTGCGGACGGTCGTCCAGCCGCTCGGCAACATCGCGATCATGACGCTGATGAACACGGCGCTGGCCGCCGCGGTCGGCGTGGTCGAGCTGACCGCCGCCGCCAACCGGGTCAACCTCGCCGAGGCGCAGCCGATCTGGATCTTCGTGACGGCGGGACTGGCCTACATGGCGCTGTCGGCGGTCTTCGGCCTGGTGACCGGCGGCCTGGAACGGAAGCTGGCGATCCTGCGATGA
- a CDS encoding amino acid ABC transporter permease, whose translation MSSSRLLFDEPGPRARRRIRVATALTLLGGAVLVALALRQFGENGQLAADRWRPYGTWPMWRYLLEGLRSTLYAAAVSIALAMAAGIALALGRLSPARWLRVPSAAYVEIVRTVPALLLVYVVLFALPKYGLDLPLFWKLVVPLTVSNAAAFAEIFRAGIRSVERGQLEAGLALGLTRGRAMRLVVLPQAARRVLPSLVSQSAGLLKDTSLGYVVSYAELLYSGKVLANYNHLLIQTYLVIALIYLVINASLAKLARTLEARQRTRPSRAVREAAAAARP comes from the coding sequence ATGAGCTCCTCGCGCCTGCTGTTCGACGAGCCGGGCCCTCGCGCCCGGCGCCGCATCCGCGTCGCCACGGCGCTGACCCTGCTCGGCGGCGCCGTCCTGGTGGCGCTCGCGCTGCGCCAGTTCGGCGAGAACGGCCAGCTCGCCGCCGACCGGTGGCGCCCGTACGGGACGTGGCCGATGTGGCGGTACCTGCTGGAGGGACTGCGCTCCACGCTCTACGCGGCGGCGGTGTCGATCGCCCTCGCCATGGCTGCCGGCATCGCGCTCGCCCTCGGGCGGCTGTCGCCGGCGCGGTGGCTGCGCGTCCCGTCCGCGGCCTACGTCGAGATCGTCCGGACGGTCCCGGCACTGCTGCTGGTCTACGTCGTGCTGTTCGCGCTGCCGAAGTACGGCCTCGACCTCCCGCTGTTCTGGAAGCTCGTCGTCCCGCTGACGGTGTCCAACGCCGCCGCGTTCGCGGAGATCTTCCGGGCGGGGATCCGGTCGGTGGAGCGCGGGCAGCTGGAGGCGGGCCTCGCGCTCGGCCTGACCCGCGGGCGGGCGATGCGCCTGGTCGTGCTGCCGCAGGCGGCGCGGCGCGTCCTGCCGTCGCTGGTCAGCCAGTCCGCCGGGCTGCTGAAGGACACCTCGCTCGGCTACGTCGTCAGCTACGCCGAACTGCTCTACAGCGGGAAGGTGCTGGCGAACTACAACCACCTGCTCATCCAGACCTACCTGGTGATCGCACTGATCTACCTGGTGATCAACGCGTCGCTGGCCAAGCTCGCGCGGACGCTGGAGGCGCGGCAGCGGACCCGTCCGTCCCGCGCCGTCCGCGAGGCCGCCGCGGCGGCGCGACCGTGA
- a CDS encoding asparaginase translates to MYEVLAEVVRNGFAESRHYGSVAGFAPDGSLAHARGAVAETVLPRSTTKPFQALACLKAGAPLAGERLAIAAGSHTGEDFHVEAVEGILADAGVGVDALRCPPSWPEDEATRNALVRAGEGESRVRMNCSGKHAAMLAACAANGWPLDTYLDPSHPLQRLVRQVMADCAVEDPSPVAIDGCGAPLFGLTLTGLARAARSLVLDEDARPVADAMRAHPEYVGGTGHVNTELMRALPGSVVKGGAEGVLVAATAEGRAVAVKVIDGSPRATTAIALRALAALGADTTQADPLGAVPVLGGGRPVGEIRTIPEGRP, encoded by the coding sequence ATGTACGAAGTACTGGCCGAGGTCGTGCGCAACGGCTTCGCCGAGAGCCGCCACTACGGCAGCGTCGCCGGGTTCGCCCCGGACGGCTCCCTCGCGCACGCGCGGGGCGCCGTGGCGGAGACCGTGCTGCCGCGCTCCACGACCAAGCCGTTCCAGGCCCTCGCCTGCCTGAAGGCGGGCGCGCCGCTGGCGGGCGAGCGCCTCGCGATCGCGGCCGGCAGCCACACCGGCGAGGACTTCCACGTCGAGGCCGTCGAGGGCATCCTCGCGGACGCGGGGGTCGGCGTGGACGCCCTGCGCTGCCCGCCGTCCTGGCCCGAGGACGAGGCGACCAGGAACGCGCTGGTCAGGGCGGGCGAGGGCGAGTCGCGGGTGCGGATGAACTGCTCCGGCAAGCACGCCGCCATGCTCGCCGCGTGCGCCGCCAACGGCTGGCCGCTCGACACCTACCTCGACCCGTCGCACCCCCTGCAGCGGCTGGTGCGGCAGGTGATGGCCGACTGCGCCGTGGAGGACCCCTCGCCCGTCGCGATCGACGGGTGCGGCGCCCCGCTGTTCGGGCTCACCCTGACCGGGCTGGCCCGCGCCGCGCGGTCCCTCGTCCTGGACGAGGACGCCCGCCCGGTCGCCGACGCGATGCGCGCCCACCCCGAGTACGTGGGCGGGACGGGGCACGTCAACACCGAGCTCATGCGGGCGCTTCCCGGCTCGGTCGTCAAGGGCGGCGCCGAGGGCGTGCTCGTCGCCGCCACCGCCGAGGGCCGCGCCGTCGCGGTGAAGGTCATCGACGGCAGCCCCCGCGCCACCACCGCCATCGCGCTGCGCGCGCTCGCCGCGCTCGGCGCCGACACCACCCAGGCCGACCCGCTGGGCGCCGTCCCCGTCCTCGGCGGCGGACGCCCGGTGGGAGAGATCCGCACCATTCCGGAAGGACGTCCGTGA
- a CDS encoding copper homeostasis protein CutC, giving the protein MSLTYEICIDSVAGAVAAEKAGAHRVELCAALFDGGLTPTLGTVRAALAAVSSIRVHVIIRPRGGDFIFDEHEVAAMEHDVALVREAGAHGVVIGALTPEGTVDLPVVERLMAAADGLPVTFHRAFDMAADPFGTLDVLAGLGVARVLTSGQDASALEGAPLIAELVRHAGDRVIVMPGGGVTDRNVARVVAETGAREVHFAALSEEPSPAVHRNPYPFMGGELRRPEYQRLVTTSGGIASVIRAAG; this is encoded by the coding sequence GTGAGCCTCACCTACGAGATCTGCATCGACAGCGTCGCGGGGGCCGTCGCCGCCGAGAAGGCGGGCGCCCACCGCGTCGAGCTGTGCGCGGCGCTGTTCGACGGGGGGCTCACCCCGACCCTCGGCACGGTCCGCGCCGCGCTCGCCGCCGTGTCGTCGATCAGGGTGCACGTCATCATCCGCCCGCGCGGCGGCGACTTCATCTTCGACGAGCACGAGGTCGCGGCGATGGAGCACGACGTCGCGCTGGTCCGGGAGGCCGGCGCGCACGGCGTGGTGATCGGCGCCCTCACTCCCGAGGGGACGGTCGACCTCCCCGTCGTCGAGCGGCTCATGGCGGCGGCGGACGGGCTGCCCGTCACCTTCCACCGGGCCTTCGACATGGCCGCCGACCCGTTCGGCACGCTGGACGTCCTCGCCGGGCTCGGCGTGGCCCGCGTCCTGACGTCCGGGCAGGACGCGAGCGCGCTGGAGGGCGCCCCGCTGATCGCCGAGCTGGTGCGGCACGCCGGGGACCGCGTCATCGTGATGCCCGGCGGCGGCGTCACCGACCGCAACGTCGCGCGGGTCGTGGCGGAGACCGGCGCCCGCGAGGTCCACTTCGCCGCGCTCAGCGAGGAGCCGAGCCCGGCCGTGCACCGCAACCCGTACCCGTTCATGGGCGGGGAGCTGCGCAGGCCGGAGTACCAGCGCCTCGTCACCACGTCCGGCGGCATCGCCTCGGTCATCCGTGCCGCCGGCTAG
- a CDS encoding SAM-dependent methyltransferase, which yields MAEGPEIDTNVPHSARVWNHLLGGKDNYEVDQRAAEQFRAMFPQIVDIALADRAFLGRSVRHLAGEAGVRQFLDIGTGLPTMDNTHEVAQRAAPDARIVYVDNDPLVLTHARALLSSSPEGACDYIHADLREPGDILAKAAATLDFGEPVAIMLLGIMHFVHDDGEARRVLDVLLDAVPSGSHVVMTHATLDFDAGETAQAEAQQDWNEKSANPMVPRTRAAVTRFFDGLELLDPGVVSMSRWRPEHTPWGEPAEVAGYAAVARKP from the coding sequence GTGGCCGAGGGACCGGAGATCGACACGAACGTTCCGCATTCGGCGCGGGTCTGGAATCACCTGCTCGGCGGAAAGGACAACTACGAGGTCGACCAGCGGGCCGCCGAGCAGTTCCGGGCCATGTTCCCGCAGATCGTCGACATCGCCCTCGCCGACCGCGCGTTCCTCGGCAGGTCCGTCCGCCACCTCGCGGGCGAGGCCGGCGTCCGCCAGTTCCTCGACATCGGCACCGGCCTGCCGACCATGGACAACACCCATGAGGTCGCGCAGCGCGCGGCGCCGGACGCGCGCATCGTCTACGTGGACAACGATCCCCTGGTGCTGACCCACGCGCGGGCTCTGCTCAGCAGCAGCCCCGAGGGCGCCTGCGACTACATCCACGCCGATCTGCGCGAACCGGGCGACATCCTGGCGAAGGCCGCCGCGACGCTCGACTTCGGAGAGCCGGTGGCGATCATGCTGCTGGGCATCATGCACTTCGTCCACGACGACGGCGAGGCCCGCCGCGTCCTCGACGTGCTGCTGGACGCCGTGCCGTCCGGAAGCCACGTGGTGATGACGCACGCCACCCTGGACTTCGACGCGGGGGAGACCGCCCAGGCCGAGGCGCAGCAGGACTGGAACGAGAAGTCGGCCAATCCGATGGTGCCGCGCACGCGCGCGGCCGTCACCCGCTTCTTCGACGGCCTCGAACTCCTGGACCCCGGAGTCGTCTCCATGTCCAGGTGGCGTCCCGAGCACACTCCCTGGGGCGAGCCCGCCGAAGTGGCCGGTTACGCCGCCGTCGCCCGCAAGCCCTGA
- a CDS encoding alpha-1,4-glucan--maltose-1-phosphate maltosyltransferase, with product MQVKLEAELGRIPIVDVAPVVGCGRWPAKAVVGETVEVSATVFREGHERLGAAVVLRTPEGEELAPRRMSEVGAGLDRWSALVTPTEMGSWSFRVEAWGDPIAHWRHDARIKVPRGQDVELMFAEGVALFTRAAREAPSKDRRVLARVARFLSDEDEDALERLSATEDPTVLDVLQRYPLRDLLTVSDWYPLVVHRQRALYGAWYEFFPRSEGAAFDPLGRRGPTSGTLRTAMKRLPAIADMGFDVVYLPPIHPIGTSHRKGPNNTLDAGPYDPGSPWAIGSPDGGHDAVHPDLGTLDDFDAFVAHAGDCGLEIALDLALQCSPDHPWVHDHPEWFTTRADGTIAHAENPPKKYQDIYPLNFDNDPDGLYTAVKDLIHHWTNHGVRIFRVDNPHTKPVAFWERLLADIHTTDPDVLFLAEAFTRPAMMHTLAKIGFHQSYTYFTWRNSAEELTEYMRELTGPAAAYMRPNLFTNTPDILNEYLQHGGRPAFEIRAVLAALLSPTWGIYSGYELCENTPVRPGSEEYRDSEKYQYRPRDWETADRTETTIAPLITTLNTLRNTHPALQQLRNLHFHHIDQPELLAFSKRHLDDTVLTIVNLNPHQPREATIHLDLPALGLPDDPDQPHTVTDQLDGTTYTWRGSNYVRLDPRKNPAHILTFEGARGSRKR from the coding sequence ATGCAGGTGAAGCTGGAGGCGGAGCTCGGCCGCATCCCGATCGTCGACGTGGCGCCGGTGGTCGGGTGCGGGCGGTGGCCGGCGAAGGCGGTGGTGGGTGAGACCGTCGAGGTGTCGGCGACGGTGTTCCGGGAGGGGCACGAGCGGCTGGGCGCGGCGGTGGTGCTGCGGACGCCGGAGGGCGAGGAGCTGGCGCCGCGGCGGATGAGCGAGGTCGGGGCGGGGCTGGACCGGTGGTCGGCACTGGTGACGCCGACGGAGATGGGGTCGTGGTCGTTCCGGGTGGAGGCCTGGGGGGACCCGATCGCGCACTGGCGCCACGACGCCCGGATCAAGGTTCCGCGCGGGCAGGACGTCGAGCTCATGTTCGCCGAGGGCGTCGCGCTGTTCACGCGGGCGGCGCGCGAGGCGCCGTCGAAGGACCGCCGTGTCCTGGCCCGGGTCGCCCGGTTCCTGTCGGACGAGGACGAGGACGCCCTGGAGCGGCTCTCCGCGACCGAGGATCCGACCGTGCTGGACGTGTTGCAGCGTTATCCGTTGCGGGATCTGCTGACGGTCAGCGACTGGTACCCGCTGGTGGTGCACCGGCAGCGGGCCCTGTACGGGGCCTGGTACGAGTTCTTCCCCCGCTCCGAAGGCGCCGCCTTCGACCCCCTGGGACGGCGCGGGCCGACCTCGGGCACCCTGCGCACCGCGATGAAACGCCTCCCCGCGATCGCCGACATGGGCTTCGACGTCGTCTACCTCCCACCCATCCACCCCATCGGCACCAGCCACCGCAAAGGCCCCAACAACACCCTGGACGCCGGCCCCTACGACCCCGGCTCCCCCTGGGCCATCGGATCACCCGACGGCGGCCACGACGCCGTCCACCCCGACCTGGGCACCCTCGACGACTTCGACGCCTTCGTCGCCCACGCCGGCGACTGCGGCCTGGAAATCGCCCTCGACCTGGCCCTGCAATGCTCCCCCGACCACCCCTGGGTCCACGACCACCCCGAATGGTTCACCACCCGCGCCGACGGCACCATCGCCCACGCCGAGAACCCGCCCAAGAAATACCAGGACATCTACCCCCTCAACTTCGACAACGACCCCGACGGCCTCTACACCGCCGTCAAAGACCTCATCCACCACTGGACCAACCACGGCGTCCGCATCTTCAGAGTCGACAACCCCCACACCAAACCCGTCGCCTTCTGGGAACGGCTCCTGGCCGACATCCACACCACCGACCCCGACGTCCTCTTCCTGGCCGAGGCCTTCACCCGCCCCGCCATGATGCACACCCTCGCCAAAATCGGATTCCACCAGTCCTACACCTACTTCACCTGGCGCAACAGCGCCGAAGAACTCACCGAGTACATGCGCGAACTCACCGGCCCCGCCGCCGCCTACATGCGCCCCAACCTCTTCACCAACACCCCCGACATCCTCAACGAATACCTCCAGCACGGCGGCCGCCCCGCCTTCGAGATCCGCGCCGTACTCGCCGCCCTCCTCTCACCCACCTGGGGCATCTACTCCGGCTACGAACTCTGCGAGAACACCCCCGTACGCCCCGGCAGCGAGGAATACCGCGACTCCGAGAAATACCAGTACCGCCCCCGCGACTGGGAAACCGCCGACCGCACCGAAACCACCATCGCCCCCCTCATCACCACCCTCAACACACTCCGCAACACCCACCCCGCCCTCCAACAACTCCGCAACCTGCACTTCCACCACATCGACCAACCCGAACTCCTCGCCTTCTCCAAACGCCACCTCGACGACACCGTCCTGACCATCGTCAACCTCAACCCCCACCAACCCCGCGAAGCCACCATCCACCTCGACCTCCCCGCCCTCGGCCTCCCCGACGACCCCGACCAACCCCACACCGTCACCGACCAACTCGACGGCACCACCTACACATGGCGCGGATCGAACTACGTCCGCCTAGACCCACGAAAAAACCCCGCACACATCCTGACCTTCGAGGGTGCGCGGGGTTCTCGAAAGCGTTGA
- a CDS encoding STAS domain-containing protein, whose translation MKDTAVPGLSTETRRGFIVLSLPAQISWQNYAGIREEVSKALSLACAGAPGTRGTRAARRGGVVVDFGDAVLLDAAGLVLMARAETRAQLLGCPLRAVVPALSAHVRRALHLTGLDRLVPVFADVGSATAAPVPEPARGEVDTTHVLDAIRALHPGDAGLTPTPPAPSELMITTAEAGDGDHTVVHLSGVLDEVTVPRLGETLTTLVEGDMRHLMVRMHDRLGVRCDPLPILLGIRWRVAAEGGCLALPAMPAKLREIVDREGLGAVFTGCRAISGAAG comes from the coding sequence ATGAAGGACACGGCGGTGCCGGGCCTGAGCACCGAGACCCGGCGAGGGTTCATCGTGCTCAGCCTGCCGGCGCAGATCAGTTGGCAGAACTACGCGGGGATCCGGGAGGAGGTGAGCAAGGCGCTGTCGCTCGCCTGCGCGGGCGCGCCCGGGACGCGGGGGACGCGGGCGGCGCGGCGCGGCGGGGTCGTGGTCGACTTCGGTGACGCGGTCCTGCTGGACGCGGCCGGCCTCGTGCTGATGGCGCGGGCCGAGACGCGGGCGCAGCTGCTCGGCTGCCCGCTGCGGGCGGTGGTGCCGGCCCTGTCGGCGCACGTCCGGCGGGCGCTGCACCTCACCGGGCTGGACCGGCTCGTCCCCGTGTTCGCCGACGTCGGGTCGGCGACGGCCGCGCCCGTCCCGGAGCCCGCGCGGGGGGAGGTCGACACCACGCACGTGCTCGACGCGATCCGCGCGCTGCATCCCGGGGACGCCGGCCTCACCCCGACGCCGCCCGCGCCGTCCGAGCTGATGATCACCACGGCCGAGGCCGGAGACGGCGACCACACGGTCGTCCACCTGTCGGGGGTGCTGGACGAGGTGACCGTGCCGCGGCTCGGCGAGACGCTGACCACGCTGGTCGAGGGCGACATGCGGCACCTGATGGTGCGGATGCACGACCGTCTCGGCGTCCGCTGCGACCCGCTGCCGATCCTGCTCGGCATCCGCTGGCGCGTCGCCGCCGAGGGCGGCTGCCTGGCGCTGCCGGCGATGCCGGCCAAGCTCCGCGAGATCGTCGACCGAGAGGGCCTGGGCGCGGTCTTCACCGGCTGCCGAGCGATAAGCGGAGCCGCCGGATAA